From the Actinomycetota bacterium genome, one window contains:
- a CDS encoding alpha/beta hydrolase, which yields MPALLLHGVPDTDQLWGPVLEHLKREDVLAPRMPGFGAALPPGFSATKEDYLDWLAREVEQLGEPADLVGHDWGAILVQRLVALRPELVRSWVAGAGTVSPSGKWHDMAKMWQTPGEGEAAMEAWASMTPEQIAELLAAVGVPEEHALASARMIDPVMGDAILKLYRSAVNLFQEWSSGLESSTVPGMLVTGAGDPFIKADLAGKEAERLGVRLVVVEEGGHWFPLERPGEYADTLEDFWSTASSA from the coding sequence ATGCCGGCGCTGCTGCTGCACGGAGTTCCCGACACCGACCAGCTGTGGGGTCCGGTGCTCGAGCATCTGAAGCGCGAGGACGTCCTGGCGCCGAGGATGCCGGGCTTCGGCGCCGCCCTGCCCCCGGGGTTCTCCGCTACGAAGGAGGACTACCTCGACTGGCTGGCGCGCGAGGTGGAGCAACTGGGGGAGCCGGCCGACCTCGTCGGCCATGACTGGGGCGCGATCCTCGTCCAGAGACTTGTCGCGCTCCGCCCGGAGCTTGTCCGGAGCTGGGTGGCCGGCGCCGGGACGGTGAGCCCTTCCGGCAAGTGGCACGACATGGCGAAGATGTGGCAGACGCCGGGCGAGGGCGAGGCCGCGATGGAAGCGTGGGCCTCCATGACGCCCGAGCAGATAGCCGAGCTCCTGGCGGCGGTTGGGGTACCCGAGGAGCACGCCCTCGCATCGGCCCGGATGATCGACCCCGTCATGGGGGACGCGATCCTGAAGCTGTACCGCTCCGCGGTGAACCTGTTCCAGGAATGGTCCTCCGGCCTGGAGTCATCCACCGTCCCCGGGATGCTGGTGACGGGGGCCGGCGACCCCTTCATCAAAGCGGACCTCGCCGGCAAGGAGGCCGAGCGACTCGGCGTGAGGCTGGTCGTTGTCGAGGAAGGCGGGCACTGGTTTCCCCTGGAGCGCCCCGGTGAATACGCCGACACGCTCGAGGACTTCTGGAGCACCGCCTCCTCAGCCTGA
- a CDS encoding acyltransferase, whose translation MVDVASGGRSRDALIDAVRAISLLVVVTWHWVFTTISWRGDGPHASNPIGVTRGFWLLTWLLQVMPLFFFAGGYVHSRAWLRGGGWGWVARRLRGLLAPAATLVAAGLIVWVAASRLAPGAGWVGRGIILVLSPLWFLLVYALLVAGMPLWWWLHARLGEVALVLLVGLAVVVDVFRFKYGWPGVEWVNMVAVWALSHQMGFHYERLVEAPRRFAWCLALGGLIPLFGLTNMGLYPRSMVGVPGEEISNMAPPTLCIAALTVFQIGVILLCRDAISRWAAGSGRRIVEVARRHSMRIFLWHAPGFAIAYGLWRLAGLPGQSPRIDAAWWASRPLWFLLPILPTVLLSSTVGRALRTT comes from the coding sequence GTGGTCGATGTCGCGAGTGGCGGCCGGTCAAGGGACGCGCTGATCGACGCCGTTCGGGCGATAAGCCTGCTCGTGGTGGTGACGTGGCACTGGGTGTTCACCACGATCTCCTGGAGGGGCGACGGCCCCCACGCGTCCAACCCAATCGGCGTTACACGGGGATTCTGGCTGCTGACGTGGCTGCTGCAGGTGATGCCTCTGTTCTTCTTCGCCGGCGGCTATGTCCACTCCCGCGCGTGGCTGCGCGGCGGCGGCTGGGGCTGGGTCGCACGAAGGCTCCGTGGGCTTCTGGCCCCCGCCGCGACCCTCGTCGCCGCCGGGCTGATCGTGTGGGTAGCTGCCTCCCGTCTGGCACCGGGAGCCGGGTGGGTGGGACGCGGGATCATCCTGGTCCTCTCGCCTCTGTGGTTTTTGCTCGTATACGCGCTGCTGGTGGCCGGGATGCCGCTGTGGTGGTGGCTGCACGCAAGGCTGGGTGAGGTCGCGCTGGTCCTGCTGGTCGGGCTTGCGGTGGTCGTGGACGTGTTCCGTTTCAAGTACGGCTGGCCGGGGGTCGAGTGGGTGAACATGGTGGCGGTCTGGGCCCTGTCGCACCAGATGGGCTTCCACTACGAACGTCTCGTAGAAGCCCCGCGGCGCTTCGCGTGGTGTCTGGCCCTGGGCGGGCTGATACCGCTGTTCGGTCTGACGAACATGGGCCTGTACCCGCGCTCGATGGTCGGAGTGCCGGGCGAGGAGATCTCGAACATGGCCCCGCCGACTCTTTGCATCGCGGCGCTCACCGTCTTCCAGATTGGCGTCATCCTGCTGTGCCGCGACGCAATCTCCCGCTGGGCAGCGGGTTCGGGGCGGCGGATCGTGGAAGTGGCCCGGCGCCACTCGATGCGCATCTTCCTGTGGCACGCGCCCGGGTTCGCGATCGCCTACGGACTGTGGAGGCTGGCCGGGCTTCCGGGTCAGTCCCCGCGGATCGATGCGGCGTGGTGGGCGTCCCGGCCCCTGTGGTTTCTGCTCCCGATTCTGCCGACGGTGCTCCTGTCCTCGACCGTGGGCCGCGCGCTGCGCACCACCTGA
- a CDS encoding nuclear transport factor 2 family protein, protein MERAPDLEQAVRDFYSALGSGNAASAASMVSSSEACLWIGTDPGEWWEGADRARTAISTQVGEMKEAGISISGGNPKAWRSGDVGWFVDQASFKLPDGNSVPVRITALCQKEDGAWKFVQAHASVGVANEETVGEELTV, encoded by the coding sequence ATGGAACGGGCACCTGATCTCGAGCAGGCTGTGCGCGACTTCTACTCGGCGCTGGGGTCCGGCAACGCGGCCTCCGCCGCATCGATGGTCTCCTCGTCAGAGGCGTGCCTCTGGATCGGGACGGATCCCGGGGAGTGGTGGGAGGGAGCGGACCGCGCCCGGACCGCAATCTCAACTCAGGTCGGCGAGATGAAGGAAGCCGGGATCTCGATCAGCGGCGGGAACCCGAAGGCATGGCGATCAGGTGACGTCGGTTGGTTCGTCGATCAGGCTTCGTTCAAGCTCCCCGACGGAAACAGCGTCCCCGTCCGGATCACCGCTCTGTGTCAGAAGGAGGACGGGGCCTGGAAGTTCGTGCAGGCCCACGCATCGGTGGGCGTCGCCAACGAGGAGACGGTTGGTGAAGAGCTGACGGTCTGA
- a CDS encoding neutral zinc metallopeptidase has product MRWKRGTSGAGQIEDRRGQGGSGRGGMGFPIGGRAMGGGLGGIVLLLLLALGGNLIGGDSGFDVGPSLDSFEGSPGSGRGTLEGAPDPDAELKDFVTFVVDNVQDSWSRQFAQANREYKATKLVLFDDVTPTGCGTGEAASGPFYCPADGQVYLDLGFFRELRDKFGAPGDFAQAYVIAHEFGHHVQNLLGIDDDVRRQQSRSRDRSNELSVRMELQADCMAGVWGYSAYREDLLESGDLEEGLQAAAAVGDDRIQRQAGARVNPESWTHGSSKQRARWFTRGFESGRVEDCDAFSGEI; this is encoded by the coding sequence ATGCGGTGGAAACGCGGCACGTCCGGAGCGGGCCAGATCGAGGACAGACGCGGCCAGGGCGGGTCCGGTCGAGGCGGGATGGGCTTTCCGATCGGCGGACGCGCCATGGGCGGGGGCCTGGGCGGGATCGTCCTGCTGCTGCTTCTCGCTCTGGGTGGCAACCTCATCGGGGGCGACTCGGGATTCGACGTCGGTCCATCGCTGGACTCGTTTGAGGGCAGTCCCGGCTCCGGCCGGGGGACGCTGGAGGGGGCCCCGGATCCCGACGCCGAGCTCAAGGACTTCGTCACCTTTGTCGTGGACAACGTGCAGGACTCGTGGTCCCGGCAGTTCGCCCAGGCGAATCGGGAGTACAAGGCGACCAAGCTCGTGCTGTTCGACGACGTCACCCCCACCGGGTGCGGGACGGGTGAGGCCGCCAGCGGGCCGTTCTACTGTCCGGCGGACGGGCAGGTGTACCTGGACCTCGGCTTTTTCAGGGAGCTTCGCGACAAGTTCGGGGCGCCGGGGGACTTCGCGCAGGCCTACGTCATTGCCCACGAGTTCGGACACCACGTCCAGAACCTGCTGGGGATCGACGACGACGTCCGCCGCCAGCAATCCAGGAGCCGGGACCGCTCCAACGAGCTGTCGGTGCGAATGGAGCTTCAGGCCGACTGCATGGCGGGCGTGTGGGGGTACTCGGCCTACCGCGAGGACCTGCTCGAGAGCGGAGACCTGGAGGAGGGGCTGCAGGCGGCGGCCGCCGTCGGAGACGACAGAATCCAGCGCCAGGCGGGCGCGCGCGTGAACCCCGAGTCGTGGACGCACGGGTCATCGAAGCAGCGAGCCCGGTGGTTCACCCGCGGCTTTGAAAGCGGTCGCGTGGAGGACTGCGACGCGTTCTCAGGCGAGATCTGA
- a CDS encoding response regulator transcription factor, producing MSTRVFLVDDHQLFLAGVRAELGRHCEIVGEAGDVDSAAAGIRESKPDVVLLDVHMPGGGGRTVIESVHRTHPDIKFLALSVSDAAEDVIGVIRAGARGYVTKTISPADLADAIERVREGDAVFSPRLAGFVLDAFAGEVPVPDDPEHDQLSAREKEVLRHIARGYTYREVAKRLHISVKTVETHVSAVLRKLQLSSRHELTRWASDRRLI from the coding sequence ATGAGCACAAGGGTGTTTCTGGTCGACGACCACCAGCTGTTCCTCGCGGGTGTCCGGGCCGAGCTGGGCCGTCACTGCGAGATCGTCGGTGAGGCCGGTGACGTGGACAGCGCAGCGGCCGGCATACGCGAATCCAAGCCCGATGTCGTGCTGCTGGACGTCCATATGCCCGGCGGCGGGGGCCGGACGGTGATCGAGTCCGTGCACCGGACGCACCCCGACATCAAGTTCCTGGCGCTGTCGGTGTCCGATGCGGCCGAGGACGTCATCGGTGTCATCCGGGCGGGAGCCCGCGGGTACGTGACCAAGACGATCTCCCCGGCGGATCTCGCCGACGCCATCGAGCGGGTGCGCGAAGGGGACGCCGTTTTCTCACCCCGGCTGGCGGGGTTCGTCCTCGACGCCTTCGCCGGAGAGGTGCCGGTGCCCGACGACCCCGAGCACGACCAGCTCTCGGCGCGGGAGAAAGAGGTGCTGAGGCACATCGCGCGGGGATACACCTACAGAGAGGTCGCCAAGCGGCTGCACATCTCGGTGAAGACGGTCGAGACCCATGTCTCGGCGGTCCTGAGGAAGCTGCAGTTGTCCAGCCGTCACGAGCTGACAAGGTGGGCCAGCGACCGGCGGCTGATCTGA